The following is a genomic window from Acomys russatus chromosome 23, mAcoRus1.1, whole genome shotgun sequence.
cccacaggcaGCTCATcagtgtctgtaattccagttccagggcatctggcaccctcacacagacatccatgcaagcaaacaccaatgcacataaaaacaaataaatcttttttaaaacggACAAATAATAACTCCCCCAATTGATGGGCATTCATTTATCACCATAAAAGTGAGATGTTGGAattggagcgatggctcagcagttaggagcaccaGTTCCTGCAAAGGgtccagatttgattcccagcagccacttggcagctcacacctgtctataactctagtcccagaggatcggacaacctcttctggcctccgtgggtaccaggcataaaccaggtgcatacacatacatgcaggccaaacacccatacacataaaataaaaatgagacattGGAGGAGGGAAAGCATAGAACACGGGCTATCACAGGAGCATTGTACAGCCCAACTGTCTCACCATCTGAAGGAAAACAAACGACACACTTAAAACTGGGAGCTGGTTAGACCTTACAGAGAGCTACTTCGTGGCTGCAAGAGATGCCTAACCTGAGGCTCCTAAGATCATCTGttgaaaaaataggaaaagaacacAGTTTGAAGAACTTGAATCTCTTTGTATTGTGGGGAACTTAGTGCTTGGGAGCTCTGAAGGAGCAACCAATGCTGTGCCCAAGGAGCCCATTTAtcagagaaaaggcagagagagggataAAACAGGAAGCCCAGGATGGGAGAAGAGCTATGAGGCTTTACTGTGCTTCCTGGAGTCCATCACTTCCTTAAGCTACAGTATAGATGCAGGAGTAAAAGGCAAACCTCCTCCTTTCCCAATGGTAAGTCAGTAGTTGCCTGCCAGTCCTCCAGCAAAGGCTCCTCCATCCTGGGTGCCTGCACATTGCCCTGGCTAAGCCTCCCCTGATCTCTCCATCCATACCAAATGCTGCTCAGTCACAGTTCTCACCGGCCCATCCATGGCCTCGTGCACAGGCGCACTAGTGTCAGTTTTCCAACCAACATGGTGGGCACTAGAGCTTACCCTCTTTTACAACAATGGATAACTggctgtgatggtgcacacctttaattccagcactcaggaggctgaggcaggaggattgttgttgGTTAAATGTCACCCTGGGAGGCACATGGTGCAGCAGGCAAGCCAGAGCTATATCGAAAGACCCCATCGAAAGAcgcaaacaaaaatcaagagggAAGACAACATTTGGAATAGCTAGAACAATGCTCCATGTTCTCTATCTctgagagggaaaaacaaaacaaaacactgatgcTCAACAATGTTATTAGACCTGGAAAGAATGTTCTTCTTCATGGACCAACCCTCTCTGCAAACTGTCTCACCAAAGGGTGTGTCTCCTAGGGCATGTTAATAATGAAGATTAACTATTGCACACTCAAAACCACAGAGGGTCAAGCTTACAGTCAGCCCGCATGTCAACTGTGGTTAATAATGGCCCAATCCTACAAGAAGGGTCCAGACACCAAGACCAGCAGATGGGATCTGAAGATGAGATGAGTCTCTCgacacaagcaggaggcaggccCTAGGCATTAGCTACTCCTTATGTTGCACATCTAAAGTCACTGTGACAGTGCAAAAGGGATCAGAGAACAGAGAAGCAGGCCCTGATTTGGGAACTTTCACCTGGTCCTTCGTCCTGTTGCCCTCGAGCCTGGAGTAACTGGGaagcaaaaggagaaagcagTGAAGGGACCTTGTTCCCAAAGCAGCCTTCAAAGGCATGCATCTTTGACAATGGCCCCACTTAGAGCTTCCACATCTTCCCAGCAGTACAAGGGCTGGTAAAGTCATGTGATCATTGGGGAGATAAACTGTAACATTATAAtattcccaccccccacctccccagcacccatcctcaccccaccctaccccccaaaaaGGTCATACGTGAAACAGTTGTAAGTCCTAGTATTGCATACTATACTTTGTCCAACCCCACTTATGGCCAGCAATGAAATCTAGACAGTCCCTCAGAGTCTGCTCACTGCCAAGGCCAGAGTTGTATCATATTATTGACAAGAGGCCAAGGCTCACCTCATCcggcttctccttcctcctcagttcTCTACCATCAACATAAATTGCTTGTCATGCTGAGTGAAAACAGCTGACCAGCTATAATTGCAGGAAGAGTTCCCTCAGACAGCCAAAAACCTACATAGATCAACTGGCCCGTCATACATGTTTAATAGGTGTTTGTTGAGTggatgaacaaacaaataaatgagtaaatgaaagAAGCATTAACCTAAAGATAGCCTGAAAAAAATATACTCAATGTTATATGGGGGCCTGGGGGAGGGATAATTGCTTGGCATCAACTCAGAAATACTTCAGTAGTTGCTCAATAAAAGACCGTCTTCCCACAGGAGGATGCACTGAAGTGGATTTATTCTAACCCCCAGGGCCTCATTTCCAAGATCTCCCTCCTACTAGAAACGTCTGGAGTTCTTCTGGCCTGGAAACAGCTCTCAAACTGTGATTGACAGCTGACGCATTGGCACTGCGGCACAGTTCCCTCCCCTCCATGGCTGAGTACCTCTCAGTTAACTCCACACAAGCACCCTTCCTGAGCTTAATGCTGAGTTTTCTGTACTCATCATAGTGCTATGGGGAAAGTGGGAGCTTTTCATCCCCAGTTCtgttgaaaaactgaaaataaaccctttcctctttacCAATTCCTGTCTCCTGGTTTTCCTTCAATGGGGCAGTGAGCTACAGAACTTGGGACCTCCGGTCCTTTGAGTTCggttaatattaaaaaatagccCCAACTATACTAATTAGTGATACTactgctgtggtgaaacactgtgaccaagaacaagttggggaggaaagggttatttggcttatCCGTGCTTCTATATTGCTACACATcatgaagaaagtcaggacaggaactcaaatagggcaggaccCTTGGGCTGTCACAGAGACCATGGTGGATGTTGCTTACTAGTTTGCTCcctatgacttgctcagcctgctctcttatataaaacccaggaccacccagTGCTAGCACCACTCACAATcacctgggccctcccccattgatcactaattaagaaaatgccctacatgcttgcctatagcctgatcttatggaggcatcttctcaactgaggctcccttctctctgtggaTTCTAGCTTGAGTCaggttaacataaaactagccagtacaactGATgccttgtcaacctgacacacaaacacatcactgttaggccacaccctttcctttcttgtaTTAATATATAATGTTGAGGATGAACAACATTACATTATAAACATTCTTAGTTTTTTAAAGGctcacagtcttttttttttttttttttttttttttttgagacagggtttttctgtgtagccttggctgtcctggactcactttgtagaccagggtggcctcgaactcatagagatctgcctgcctctacctcctcaagtgctgggactacaggcatgcaccaccatgtctggtttcccacagtctttaaaaattcaaatacttaaaaacatAGTCTCTTTGAAATATCCAGTCTCctttaaaatccaaagtctttcagctggagaaatggttcagtggttaagagcattggctgcttttccagaggtcctgagttcaattcccagaacatggtggctcccaaccatcaaTAACTATAGTTTcatgggatccagtgccctcttttggtatgAAGATGTAACgttcagacaaaacacccacatatataaaaatacaaaattaaaaaaatacatttttaaataaataataaaattcaagctgggcagtaagtgcctttaatcctagcacttgggaggccaaagccccagatctttgagttcagaggcagcctggtctacagagcaagtttctagacatccagggctatacagcAAACCCTTTCTCAATAAACCAAAactaaatcaatcaatcaataaataagtaaataaataaaatccaaagtcttttgtgttgttgttctAAGCCAGCACTGGAGACTGGCAAAACTTTTATTGGCTCTAAGTAGAACAATAGTTTGCAAATCCTCATCATACCCCGCCCCCAATTAAAGAAAATTATCGCTAGCATCACAACTAACTGGCCTACTTATCATATTTCACTTAATCAAGAAAAACAGATGACAAAGAATGGACACTATGATTACTTATCAGGGAAAACCACAGTAAAGGGGTTCACAGTTCAGCCCAAGACCCCCACAGTAAGCAAAATGAAAAGGTTGGAACTTCTACTGGAAGTCAGTTGACCAATTATTCACTAAAACACCCATTAGTTGACTGATTATTCACTAAACCACCAATTATCTTCTGTACTACTGTTACAAAGATACACAAAACTTTGTGTCTTTAAAGCTAAGTGTTCCAAACACAGGTCAGTGAACTATTTACCCATCTTGCTTTGGAGCAGTGAACCAGCCGGCTttctcatgcatgtgcacagcaGCTTTAAAGGACTTTTCGGCTGTTTCTTGATTATATTGGTCCTTATGTGCTCTGAAGAGCGCCCTGGCCCTGCCTTTGGCTAAGGTGGCACTGATATGGATAATGACTGATTCTATGGAGCAGGCGCTgctccagccctgttttgtgaGCAGCTCCATACACAATGACCCTCCATTCAAGACATGCCCTCCATGTAGACTAGGTGACTCGACGCGAACAAATGGAGGATCAAATGGAAAGTTATCCCTAAAAGAGAAGTTAAGCAAAATATAGTctatgccttctttttctttcaagaacTGAAGGTCACTGTACAAGGGACTATCGGGGTCAACCTTCTTCAGTTTAACGTGCCAGTTATATAAATTATTGTTTATCAGTTCCACGGAATAAGTCCCTGATATGTAACTCTGTGATCTGTATATCTCCCTCAGTTCTTTCATAAGTCTATTTGAAGTCTGCACAGACCCAGACACAGTACCTCTTAAATGCTCTTGCCTCTGACGCCTCCTAATATTCTCGAGTACTGCCAAGTGCTCTTTGTCCAGCCCTTCGTCTTCTTCTTGCAGCTCATAATGACCCAAGTCTTCCAGCCCTTCAGCTGCATCTTCCTCTTCATCATCTGAAAGTATCTCTTCGATGGCCACCTTCTGAGCCATGGGGACCGGCTGGTCCAGCAACTTCACATCCAGGTGTTCAGGCAGGTGATATAAGCTGCAGAGTTCACAGATCAGCCACTTGAGCTGCCGACAAAGCGAACTGTTGGGCTTCGACTCTTCCAGACGTTCCAGGATCGATGTGAGATCTGGATCGTCAGAGTCCACGAACCACATCGGAGGAGAAGACGGGTAGGACTCAGTGATGGTGCAGTGCAGGGTGAGCGGCGAGGGCAGGCTGCCGGCAGACGCCGCCCGCGGCACCAGGAACTGGCATTTCAGCTCATCCAGCTGCCAGCTCACTATGCGCAGCTGCTGGTGGTCCTTGGTGAAGATAGACGCCAGGAACTCCAGCTCGGCCTTAAGCTCCGACAACATCTTTCCTTTCGAGTCCTCCGAGACCAATGTCccaaaggtttttaaaatacaatgtcTCTCAACTATGGGttcctataaaattaaaaaaaaaaaataataagctaaatatttttttttacttcaatagTTTAGAACCAAGGCACAGTCACagtcaaatcaaatcaaaagcaAACTCCAAACTGTAAGTTATTCAGCATTCATTGTCTGGGATCCACTCACCACAATCTCCGGGGATCCTCCGAAGagcttgggtcacttctctggTGCCTCTGCTGCACATACAGACTGCCTCCTGGGTTCAGGCtgtcaccacaccacacctgttGCTCTCCTTAGTGGTCACCCCATGGCACTGCCATTTCAagcaaaaaaccaccaccaacaaaaacaaaacagtgtgatCTTCTGCAACGATTTAGCTGCCCTttcaccagtggcctctcctggGCTTTATTCAGGAACTCCGCCCCTGCCACgaggtgccaagcctcagctgcgctccatgaccccttcatgacTTCAGAACCAGTACCACCTGGATGATTCTTATACTACCAAGTTCAGCTGCTAGCACTTGGTACAACCACCTCGGCCCTTTCTGGAACCCGGCTTCTGTGTTCTGACCCTGCGGAAACACTTCCTAGAAGATTTCACTTCAGTGATGCTGACCTCtttttaatcacagctgattctttagCTGTGGCAGACCAGCATCCATTGTCCAGGCAAAGCAAGCTTTTCGGTTTAGTGGTTCTGGTCTTTTGTtagtcacagctgattcttcagccgcAGCTGACCAGACACCACGGAGTCTCCACACAAATTGCGTGGTAGAGTCTttacttccctctgaaacttacaagccaggcctccatcatctCCACTGCTCTCAACACTCAATGACTTTTCTAGCTCGAAGTTTCAAAGTCCTCCCACAATCCTTTCCCCaaacaacatggtcaggtctgcCACAGCAGCATCCCTCTTattctggtaccaatttctgtcttagttaaggttagcattgctgtgatgaaacaacgTGATCAGAACAAATTgggaaggaaatggtttattcaTCTTCCACTTTCACACTGTAGTCTatcactgaagggagtcaggatagaaactcaaatggagcaggaacctggaggcaggaactgatgcagaggccatggagaggtgctgcttactggcttgcttttccgggcttgttcagcctgctttcttgttcagcctgctttcttacaacaCCAAAGACCACCGGCCCAGGGACggccccacccacaataggctgagATCTTCCTCAcggatcactaattaagaaaatgccgggcctggagagatggctcagaggttaagagcactgactgctctttcagaggtcctgagttcaatttccagcaacaacatgatggttcacaaccatctataatgagatctggtgccctcttctggcatgcaagcacgCATGCAGGTGGAATACTGTGTAAgtaataaatcttagaaagaaagaaagaaagtcagaaagaaaatgccctacatgcTTGCCTACAcccattgtttttttaattttcatgtttatttttctatatacaaGGATTTTTTCACACACAACTTCCAACTCCTCTAGccactctttgtttgtttgtttgtttgtttgtttgtttttcgagacagggtttctctgtgtagccttgactgtcctggactcactttgtagtccaggctggcctcgaactcacagagatccacctgcctctgcctcccaagtgctgggattaaaggtgtgcgccaccacacccggctacctCTAGCCACTCTTAATCCAAGATAATAACACTATCATTTACATCTTCAGTAGACAAAATGTTTGCTATACTGCAGTATATTATGAAAGTTTAAAGTACATGGATCAAAATAGTACACGCTTTCTCTATAAactgcagttttctttttctttaaagcaggTACTTCCCACTGTAATGGTCTATAATACGCAAAGTAACATTCTATATTCTATGAATGGAACTAACATTTTCAAACTACAACAGTCATTAGTACTTCCTTTCCGCCAGCAAAGTCCTGAGGAATGTAGGGCCTGCCGCTTGTCCAGAGGACCACGTTCAGGGATATACTTGACTGCGCAGCCATCAGGGATGAGGCACCTCGCCGTCACTTTGTCTTCAAATTCATCTGCGTTGAACTTGGGTAAAGCCCACTTCTTGGAGATGTGGATCTTCTGGCAGCCGGGGAAACTTGAACTTGCCTCTGCCCAGGGCTTCGATCACGTGCTCCTTGTTCTGCGGCTTGGTGCGGATGGACATGATGACCTGGCCGTTGTGGAACCTCACCACAGTGCCTTGAGGTTTTCCAAAGGCACCTCGCATGCCGGTCTGGAGCCTGTCCACGCCGGTGCAGGACAGCATCTTGTTGATGCGGATGATATGGAAGGGATGCAGCCGCACTCGGATGTGGAAGCCGTCCTTACCACAGCTCTTCACCATGGCACATCTGTGTGGGGCCTCCGGGGCTTCGGAGGAGAGCTGCTCCTACTCGTCAGAAACTGTGTGGCCACAGAGCTGGAACTCATCTGCTTTCGCCTTCTTCCAACTCAAGTCAAAGATGCGGATCTTCGCATGGGGACCCCTCCACGGAAATGAGACTTGGGGCACGGCTTGTTCTTACAGTACCAGTAACAGTGAGCAGGGCGATGATCCATGGCGACAACAGGAGCACCAGCTGTGCGTGCGGACCGCCAGCAGCTAAAGAGAGGCCAGGTCTCCTTCTGTTACCCATCAAGCCTTGAGGGAGCTACACCCAATCTTAAggagatattttctcaactgaggctcccttctctcaaATGATTCTGACTTGTATccagttggcataaaactagtcagcacaccCCCGAGCCCCTGACATGAACAGTCTATTTTCAAGATCTGtgacaaagtttaaaaaaatctatccttgcaaatacatatatattcccatACATTTATCCCCAAATACACCAGAGCCAAGGTGGTAAAGTCTTTTGCTATTTTCCTGTCTGACCTATTCTTTTTTTCCACAGCTATTTGCTAACTCTATATTTGAGTTAGATCCTGGCCGTCCAACATGTCCAAGGAAGGCAATGTCTCTGTCCCTTGGGACTTAGCCTTGGGGGAACTTGAAAGGTATTTGCTGGGACAGAACAGCTCATGAATGAATTTATGAGGCAGGAGGCTACTGTTGTGATGAGGAGAAGCGTTGACATACAAACAGAAACTTCTCCAAGGATTAGAATTCTGGGAGGTGGTGGGCTGTGAGCCGATGCCTATGTTGATCCCAGCgctgggtgtgggggaggaggagtggaCTGAGAAGGGAAGATATGGTTTGCTTGGAGGTCAGCACATGGAAGTATCGAGGGGGCCAGAGCCCTTTTCCCTCCTGACCTCCAGAACTGAAACATGTCTTGCCCCAGGGCCTATGGGACTCAATTTGCTGAAGACTTTCCAGGAAATAAATGTTGTAATTACTGCAATGGGTGAGTGAGGCTTTCATTGCTGTCAGAACAGCATCTGCTGTGAAATTCTCCCCCGGGGAGAGCAGGGCGTGAGTATTTCCATCTTTCTCACCAGAAGAAAGTGAACGGTTATTGGCTGGAGTGCAAAAGGCACCAGTGTTGGATTTATGGAGTAATCATTGGAATCTCTCCTTCTTCACTTACTATACTGGTCAGAGGAAATCCTTAGCCTCAGACTTCTTGTCTATCATGGTTATTGGAGGCATTAAATAaccaaatgatgatgatgatgatgctaataataataataataataataataataataataataataataataataataatatgtttaGCAGAATCATCGTAGACCATAGTAGGTGTGGAGGTCAATAAGTCATTGCTATTAGTCTTACAGATATTCCAAAAAGGTAGCAAGATCTATTTCTACCCTAAATCTATGGATAGTTATTTGTATGGCTGATATCTTGATAAGATTTCTACCACAGAATCTTAGAATTTCCATTctgtctatattttcttttttaagattatttttattatttatatgtgtgtgagtgtatacacacatatgtgtgcaagcgcctctggagaccagaagaggacctTGGATCCTTCAAAGCTGCAATTATAGGCATTTGTGAACCAATGAATATGGAGATGAGAtcccaaactccagtcctcagaaTAAAGAATCAATCACTCAACTCCTGTCTCTGCAGGCTCTTCCAGATTTTTAAGCTACAGGGTACTCTTTAAAGCTTTCCTCACAGGCTAGGGACATGCCTCAGTGCCTTAGCAGGCGGGAGTTCTGGGATTCTGTCCCAACAcctaaagtaaaaacaaacaattacacatacatgtacccaaAACAGACAAAGACACCTTTCCCTTGTAGCAGAGAAGGCCAACCAGGTAAAAATTCAACAACCAAGAAGGACTTTCTAGAAACATGGCTTTAGTGCCATACTAGCTgcagaaacaaaataatgaatCCTCTGTTTTCTTATTGCACCTAAGCCCTGCTGGAAATAATTGTTGGGGGCACGAGGGGGCTAAAGCATAGATATTAATAGCTTTGGATCCTTTACGCAAAGAGAGAATGGAAAAGTGGAGGGCTGTTGAGTCGAGAGACCAACTTAAAGATGTTTTAGTCATTGGAGAGTGATTTTCACAAGACACAGCCATGAATAAAGTGATGGAGATGTGGCTAAGGGGAGTCCAGGAGGAACAAAAGGTGATGAACTAGAAGGCAGAACATTTCATTAAGGTGCTGGAGCACCACATCGGTTACTTTCTCaccactgtgaccaaatacctgtcGGCCCAACCTAAGGGAAgaagggcttgttttggctcctggtttcaggGGATTCTATCTCTTCACATCCCAGAAGTCACGGGGGTGCTGGGGCAGCTCCATGTCTAGACCTATTTCTGTTAGCTAAGCCACAAGTCATGAAGACCCCATAACTGTCCAAAACAGTGGCGCCAGCTGGGGAACACAGGCTCAAACATACAAGCCTGTGGTTGAATATTTCAGCAATAACAAACACTTTAAGCATTGCCTGTGTCTCGCCTCTGCATTGTACTGGTCAGCTACTGGTCCATTCATTTGTTGATTCAGCAGAGATTTTGCATCTGCTGTGTGTCTTCTTATTTCTATATAAAAGACTAATCTGTACTATTAGACCATCTTTGAGCAGGCAGGCCACTTTACCTCCGTGCCTTCATTCATTATTTGGAACCAAGGAGTGGTAGTTCTTACCTCATAGACAGTAGGACTGAAGGACCCCACGTAAAGAGCTAAGAAGAATGCCTGGAAACATCAGCTGCTGCTTTTTAATGGTCAGTCATTTGTGTGTCAAACTATGagtggttttttggggggaaggtgttggtttggtttggtgatatttggtttggtgatttttgttttgtttctccatgtagccctggctatcctggaacttactttgtaaaacaagctggctttgaactcccagagatatgcctgcctctgcctcctgagtgcttggatttaaaggcatatgccaccactgcccaacaagAATGGGGTTTTAGAAGGCTATCCTTTCTCTCTAAGCCTCTTCCTCCACCCAAGACAAACTCACTCCAATTCAAGACCATGTGATTTCCAGTGAGCTCAAGCTTTCCTGGAGTCAGTAT
Proteins encoded in this region:
- the LOC127206660 gene encoding ubiquitin-conjugating enzyme E2 Q2-like encodes the protein MLSELKAELEFLASIFTKDHQQLRIVSWQLDELKCQFLVPRAASAGSLPSPLTLHCTITESYPSSPPMWFVDSDDPDLTSILERLEESKPNSSLCRQLKWLICELCSLYHLPEHLDVKLLDQPVPMAQKVAIEEILSDDEEEDAAEGLEDLGHYELQEEDEGLDKEHLAVLENIRRRQRQEHLRGTVSGSVQTSNRLMKELREIYRSQSYISGTYSVELINNNLYNWHVKLKKVDPDSPLYSDLQFLKEKEGIDYILLNFSFRDNFPFDPPFVRVESPSLHGGHVLNGGSLCMELLTKQGWSSACSIESVIIHISATLAKGRARALFRAHKDQYNQETAEKSFKAAVHMHEKAGWFTAPKQDG